In the Cheilinus undulatus linkage group 19, ASM1832078v1, whole genome shotgun sequence genome, one interval contains:
- the mtfr1 gene encoding mitochondrial fission regulator 1 — MSKDDAPIEMDLAFGSAKPYGSSRSIVRRIATSLPLKPCPRVHFQLYPYTEDAGLLIGTRRQIGLVASLADVGWIDGDEEDAEDYFGRPRSGIPPGLLFRARQPHPHTLTRRRSLPSIHQGPPDPQGPTVANDEAIQKISALETELAKLRAQIAQIVLAQEKNTQTGAPPPPPPPSGTLPPPPPPPPPPPPPLPPPNLQRTFSAIDLIKERRGKRTEGQTVLEQRPLEIPNMLDVLKDMSKVKLRSVKSRSVDNDAKSKPSEPADAAALIAEALKRKFAHRYRHDSERDDTEDFKLPVPEAKPKTQTPLFGQHMLRQTGKRKLL; from the exons ATGAGTAAAGACGATGCACCAATCGAAATGGACCTG GCTTTTGGATCAGCTAAGCCCTATGGGTCTTCAAGAAGTATTGTGAGGAGAATAGCTACTAGTCTGCCTCTGAAACCTTGCCCCAGGGTTCACTTTCAG CTTTATCCTTACACTGAAGACGCCGGTCTCCTGATAGGCACCAGGAGGCAGATTGGTTTGGTGGCCTCTCTGGCTGATGTCGGCTGGATCGACGGGGATGAGGAGGATGCGGAAGACTACTTTGGCAGGCCAAG ATCAGGGATCCCTCCAGGACTCCTGTTCAGAGCCCGCCAGCCTCACCCTCACACTTTAACCCGCCGGAGGTCGCTACCAAGCATACACCAGGGGCCTCCAGACCCCCAGGGTCCCACAGTCGCTAATGACGAGGCAATTCAGAAGATCAGTGCACTGGAGACAGAACTAGCCAAACTCAGAGCTCAGATAGCACAAATCGTGTTGgctcaggaaaaaaacacacagacag GCgcacctccacctcctcccccACCTTCTGGCACCCTACCTCCCCCACCCCCACCTCCTCCCCCACCTCCACCACCACTGCCACCCCCAAATCTCCAGAGGACATTTTCTGCCATTGACTTGATAAAAGAGCGCAGGGGGAAGAGGACAGAAGGTCAGACAGTTTTGGAACAGAGGCCATTGGAGATCCCAAACATGCTGGATGTACTGAAAGACATGAGCAAAGTTAAGCTGAGATCAGTCAAAAG TCGTTCAGTGGATAATGATGCCAAATcaaagcccagtgagccggcagATGCTGCAGCTTTAATTGCAGAAGCCTTGAAACGCAAGTTTGCCCACCGCTATCGACACGACAGCGAGCGAGACGACACAGAGGACTTCAAACTTCCTGTTCCAGAAGCAAAGCCTAAAACCCAAACCCCTTTG TTTGGACAGCACATGTTAAGACAAACTGGAAAAAGGAAGCTGCTGTGA